Proteins co-encoded in one Polaromonas vacuolata genomic window:
- a CDS encoding DNA/RNA non-specific endonuclease — MFKVVPVVALFLVTNLITTSALASTACPQHFTGGQAPSISNPKLKPRSQEVCFEAFAVLHSGLSRTPIYSAEHLTRSRLELAKKLSRKDSFHAESELPERDRAELADYSRSGYDRGHMSPNADMPNRSAQAESFSLANMVPQVHANNAGVWAGIEAAARQLARTEGEVYVLSGPLFDGNEIEKIGNVLVPTHLWKLLYSPQQQRAGAYLISNDQSQDYASISVSDLETKTGLKLLPSVSQSVRDSGMQLPNPSSSRSNSANNAASNKKNNPEVEEFKPSEVALKLINEVLRLLVNAFKQAT, encoded by the coding sequence ATGTTTAAAGTTGTTCCAGTAGTTGCACTCTTTTTAGTCACCAACCTCATCACCACCAGCGCCCTCGCCAGCACCGCCTGTCCACAGCATTTCACAGGCGGACAAGCGCCTAGTATTAGTAATCCAAAGCTCAAGCCGCGCAGCCAAGAGGTTTGCTTTGAAGCCTTTGCCGTGCTGCATTCCGGACTTAGCCGCACGCCGATTTACTCGGCCGAGCACCTCACCCGAAGTCGGCTAGAGTTAGCCAAAAAACTCTCCCGCAAAGACTCGTTCCACGCCGAGAGTGAATTACCCGAGCGCGACCGCGCTGAGCTTGCCGACTACTCGCGCTCTGGCTACGACCGTGGCCACATGAGTCCAAATGCAGACATGCCGAATCGCAGCGCCCAAGCCGAGTCTTTTTCTCTGGCCAATATGGTGCCCCAAGTGCATGCCAATAACGCTGGCGTTTGGGCCGGTATTGAAGCTGCTGCGCGACAGCTAGCGCGCACAGAAGGCGAAGTTTACGTATTGTCTGGCCCGCTGTTCGATGGCAACGAGATTGAAAAAATCGGCAATGTATTGGTGCCCACGCATTTGTGGAAACTGCTTTACAGCCCACAGCAGCAACGCGCTGGCGCCTATTTAATTAGCAACGACCAAAGCCAAGATTACGCCAGCATTAGCGTGAGTGATTTAGAAACCAAGACCGGCCTAAAGCTATTGCCTAGCGTGAGTCAAAGCGTTCGCGACAGCGGCATGCAACTGCCTAACCCGTCGTCAAGCCGCAGCAATAGCGCAAACAATGCTGCGAGCAACAAAAAAAATAATCCAGAAGTAGAGGAATTCAAGCCTAGCGAAGTCGCGCTTAAGTTGATCAATGAAGTCCTACGCCTTTTGGTCAACGCATTCAAACAAGCCACTTAA
- a CDS encoding HpcH/HpaI aldolase/citrate lyase family protein: MSVMANNFSFNTLHSLLFVPALNEKFIASAHTRQADAVIFDLEDSIIHTQKNTAREALFSALGQVRPHGLPMLVRVNNEAVHFEADVRAAVRAGADAILIPKTDDADILIEVDQLISQFEFEFTRQPGTVKFIALIESPKGLFNIASILQTQGRLIGLGFGSEDFAASLGVEPDAYALSEPAQRIALAARAFDMLAWGLPGSISNFNDLPAFEQLVRKAKAFGFTGALAIHPNQISAINAAFRPSAAELALAERIIAAYQLAQDAGLGAVALDGKMIDAPVVERARRLMEKKRS, translated from the coding sequence ATGTCCGTCATGGCAAATAATTTTTCATTCAACACGCTTCATTCCCTACTTTTTGTGCCGGCCTTGAATGAAAAATTTATCGCCAGTGCCCATACCCGGCAGGCGGATGCGGTAATTTTTGACCTTGAAGATTCCATCATTCATACACAAAAAAATACAGCGCGTGAGGCGCTTTTTTCAGCACTGGGTCAAGTCCGTCCTCATGGCTTACCTATGCTGGTACGGGTCAATAATGAGGCCGTACATTTTGAAGCTGATGTGCGTGCAGCCGTTCGTGCCGGTGCGGATGCGATATTGATTCCTAAAACCGACGACGCTGATATTTTGATAGAAGTCGATCAACTCATTTCCCAGTTTGAGTTTGAATTCACCCGTCAGCCCGGCACGGTTAAATTTATTGCGTTAATCGAGTCACCTAAAGGGCTGTTTAATATCGCTTCTATTTTGCAAACCCAAGGCCGTTTAATTGGCTTGGGTTTTGGCAGTGAAGATTTCGCCGCCAGTCTTGGTGTGGAACCCGATGCATATGCTTTAAGCGAGCCCGCTCAACGCATAGCGTTGGCTGCCAGAGCGTTTGACATGCTGGCTTGGGGATTGCCTGGGTCGATTTCCAACTTCAACGATTTACCTGCGTTTGAGCAACTGGTGCGTAAAGCGAAAGCGTTTGGATTTACTGGCGCTTTGGCGATTCACCCCAATCAAATTAGCGCGATTAACGCTGCTTTTAGGCCGAGTGCGGCAGAGCTAGCACTGGCCGAGCGCATTATTGCGGCTTATCAGTTGGCGCAAGATGCGGGCTTGGGCGCGGTGGCCTTGGACGGCAAAATGATTGATGCACCGGTGGTTGAACGTGCGCGCCGGTTGATGGAAAAAAAGCGTTCTTGA
- a CDS encoding EAL domain-containing protein, which produces MPQGILRTLSHEALITEGALQSAIFNSINFSCIATDTKGVIQIFSMGAERMLGYAAKEVVNRITPADISDLEEVIARAKNLSLTLYTHIEPGFEALIFNASRGIEDIYELTYIRKDGSRFPAMVSVTALRDEEDLIIGYLLIGTDNTARKKIEKERTKLDQRLRDLQFYTQSLFEASIDAIITTNPEGIVTDVNQRMEVLTARTRSELIGSPFNRHFTDPHRAQAVISKALSNGKLTNYELTALSQDKQETVVSCNAAIFYDQEKRVRGVFAAARVVTAQKAAEHALRTSEMFSKSTLDAASSPICVLNKSGEILAVNRAWCDGADAANKQPQHMNFSSGIGSNYLDLCDEASGQYATQAALLAKSIRRVIEDESQELTIEYAAFTATEKSWFLARITRFHGDSANVVVAHVNITERKIAALREHHQHRVVQLLAAKAPFEDVLSAIARNVEEINENLLCSIELLAKDGRNSRIGAAPSLPDFFKSAIGDKSVMDDKDAKGRVGQEAISSSQRFLTKDDACLCCLATYQKLADQYGIHSSWAQSIVSAQDQQLGIFTIYQRHLHVPSNADLQLVQDQASLVAVAIEKIQAETQQRLAASVFSHVREAIMITDAAGMIVEVNETFSRITGHEQSDAAGKPMRMLSSNQQSHAFFLTMWHELVEKGHWSGETLSQRKNGDNFASMLSISAVRDTLGATQNYVALFSDITLMKQHAEQLEHIAHYDSLTHLPNRVLLADRLKQALLNCKRRGNSLAVVFLDLDNFKKVNDEHGHNVGDELLVTLAQRMKAALRSGDTLARLGGDEFVAILVDMQTSNDYEQVVHRLLEAASSPVMTTEHELCVSASIGVTIYPHDDGDADLLIRHADQAMYAAKQTGRNRYNLFDMDLEEAMLTRHSGLENIRQALENKEFVLFYQPKINMATNEVVGSEALIRWQHPTRGLLSPADFLPLIENHPLSVMVGEWVIETALKQLSIWRGMGLNIPVSVNIGARQLQEDEFEAHLTKALEAHRDVPSHCLELEVLESSALEDMNKISRVMRACCALGVRFLLDDFGTGHSSLTHLRRLPADVIKIDQSFVRDMLEDSEDLAIVKGVIALAVTLKLEIIAEGVETKAHGDMLISLGCTLAQGYGIARPMPEDKLPNWVKNWHTNPAWTA; this is translated from the coding sequence ATGCCACAAGGAATATTGAGAACCCTGAGCCACGAGGCCTTGATCACAGAGGGGGCCTTGCAAAGCGCTATTTTTAATAGCATTAATTTCTCCTGCATTGCAACCGACACCAAGGGCGTGATTCAGATCTTCAGTATGGGTGCCGAGCGCATGTTGGGCTACGCAGCCAAGGAAGTGGTCAACCGCATCACACCGGCTGATATTTCTGATTTAGAAGAAGTCATAGCCCGCGCCAAAAATTTAAGTCTGACACTTTATACACATATCGAACCGGGCTTTGAAGCTTTGATTTTTAATGCATCGCGCGGCATTGAAGATATCTACGAGCTAACCTATATCCGCAAAGACGGCAGCCGCTTTCCCGCCATGGTATCCGTCACGGCGCTGCGTGATGAAGAAGACCTCATCATCGGTTACCTGCTGATTGGCACGGATAACACCGCTCGCAAAAAGATAGAAAAAGAGCGTACTAAACTAGACCAACGTTTGCGTGATTTACAGTTTTATACCCAGTCGCTGTTTGAAGCGAGTATTGACGCCATCATCACAACCAATCCAGAGGGCATCGTCACCGATGTCAATCAACGGATGGAGGTGCTCACCGCACGCACCCGTAGTGAGCTCATAGGCTCGCCCTTTAATCGACACTTCACCGACCCACATCGCGCACAGGCCGTAATCAGCAAAGCCTTGAGCAACGGAAAGCTGACAAATTACGAGTTGACGGCGCTGAGCCAAGATAAGCAAGAAACCGTAGTGTCGTGCAACGCCGCGATTTTCTACGACCAAGAAAAACGAGTGCGAGGCGTGTTCGCGGCTGCGCGTGTTGTTACGGCACAAAAAGCAGCTGAGCATGCGCTGCGGACCTCGGAGATGTTTTCAAAGTCCACACTAGACGCTGCGTCATCACCGATATGCGTGCTCAATAAATCTGGCGAAATACTGGCCGTTAATCGGGCTTGGTGCGATGGTGCCGATGCGGCCAACAAGCAACCACAACACATGAACTTTAGCAGCGGTATAGGTAGTAATTACCTCGATTTATGTGATGAAGCCAGTGGACAATATGCTACGCAGGCAGCACTTTTGGCAAAGAGCATTCGCAGAGTGATCGAAGACGAAAGTCAAGAATTGACGATTGAGTACGCCGCATTCACAGCAACTGAGAAATCTTGGTTTCTAGCCAGAATCACGCGCTTTCATGGCGATAGCGCAAACGTGGTCGTGGCGCATGTAAATATCACCGAACGCAAAATCGCTGCGCTGCGTGAACACCACCAGCACCGAGTCGTGCAATTACTGGCCGCCAAAGCACCGTTCGAAGACGTGCTGAGCGCCATCGCACGCAATGTTGAAGAAATCAACGAAAACCTGCTGTGCAGTATTGAGCTGCTGGCCAAGGATGGTAGAAACTCTCGTATCGGTGCCGCCCCAAGTTTGCCAGACTTTTTCAAATCAGCAATCGGCGACAAATCGGTTATGGATGACAAAGATGCAAAGGGGCGTGTCGGGCAAGAAGCAATTAGCAGCAGTCAGAGATTTTTAACAAAAGACGATGCTTGCCTTTGTTGCTTGGCGACGTATCAAAAGTTGGCCGATCAGTACGGAATCCATTCCAGTTGGGCGCAATCAATAGTTTCGGCACAAGACCAACAACTAGGCATTTTCACCATCTATCAGCGCCATCTCCATGTGCCCAGCAACGCTGACTTACAACTGGTGCAAGACCAAGCAAGTCTGGTTGCAGTGGCGATAGAAAAAATCCAAGCAGAGACCCAGCAGCGACTCGCCGCCAGCGTTTTTTCTCATGTCCGCGAAGCCATCATGATTACCGATGCAGCAGGGATGATTGTTGAAGTCAATGAAACCTTCTCGCGCATTACCGGCCACGAACAGTCAGACGCAGCCGGTAAACCTATGCGTATGCTCAGTTCAAACCAGCAGAGTCATGCGTTTTTTTTGACTATGTGGCACGAACTCGTCGAGAAAGGTCACTGGAGCGGTGAGACATTAAGCCAACGTAAGAACGGCGATAACTTTGCGTCCATGCTGTCCATTAGCGCAGTGCGTGACACGCTAGGCGCGACACAAAATTACGTGGCGCTGTTTTCTGACATCACGCTGATGAAGCAGCACGCCGAGCAGCTCGAACATATCGCTCACTACGACTCACTAACTCACCTGCCCAACCGCGTGCTACTAGCCGATCGCTTAAAACAAGCCCTGCTCAATTGCAAACGTCGAGGTAATTCTTTAGCCGTGGTGTTTTTGGATTTAGACAACTTCAAGAAAGTCAATGACGAGCACGGCCACAACGTAGGCGATGAGCTACTGGTCACCTTAGCCCAGCGAATGAAAGCAGCACTGCGCAGCGGAGACACACTGGCGCGTTTGGGCGGCGATGAGTTCGTGGCGATACTGGTGGACATGCAAACCTCAAATGACTATGAACAAGTGGTTCATCGTCTGCTCGAAGCAGCCTCAAGCCCGGTCATGACCACAGAGCATGAGCTGTGTGTATCGGCCAGCATAGGCGTGACTATTTATCCACATGACGACGGTGACGCTGACCTACTCATTCGCCATGCAGATCAAGCCATGTACGCCGCCAAACAGACGGGGCGCAACCGCTACAACCTCTTTGATATGGACTTAGAAGAAGCGATGCTCACTCGGCACAGTGGCCTAGAAAACATTCGGCAAGCGCTTGAAAATAAAGAATTTGTACTTTTTTATCAGCCTAAAATTAATATGGCGACGAATGAAGTGGTCGGTTCTGAAGCACTCATTCGTTGGCAACACCCAACGCGAGGTCTGCTTTCACCCGCCGATTTTCTGCCGTTAATAGAGAACCACCCACTGAGTGTGATGGTAGGAGAATGGGTGATTGAGACCGCACTAAAACAACTCTCAATTTGGCGTGGCATGGGCTTAAACATACCGGTAAGTGTCAACATAGGCGCGCGCCAACTGCAAGAAGATGAATTCGAAGCGCATCTCACCAAGGCACTTGAGGCCCACCGCGATGTCCCATCGCATTGCTTAGAGCTCGAAGTATTAGAAAGCAGCGCACTAGAAGACATGAACAAAATCTCACGCGTGATGCGCGCCTGCTGCGCGCTAGGTGTAAGATTTTTACTCGACGATTTCGGCACTGGTCACTCCTCGCTGACGCACCTTAGACGATTGCCAGCGGACGTTATTAAAATAGACCAAAGCTTTGTACGTGACATGCTGGAGGACTCAGAAGATTTGGCGATAGTTAAAGGTGTTATTGCACTAGCGGTAACCTTAAAACTCGAAATAATCGCCGAGGGCGTAGAAACAAAAGCCCATGGCGATATGTTGATATCCTTGGGCTGTACGCTCGCCCAAGGCTATGGAATTGCCAGACCAATGCCAGAAGACAAGCTACCTAACTGGGTTAAAAATTGGCACACAAACCCAGCATGGACAGCATGA